The following are from one region of the Tenacibaculum dicentrarchi genome:
- a CDS encoding FtsW/RodA/SpoVE family cell cycle protein, with the protein MKTIFKQIKGDKTIWTIVALLAIFSFMPIYSASTNLVYVVGNGSTLGHLMKHVVLLITGFAVIYGVHKIPYRYFSGASVLMLPVVVLLLVFTLAQGKIIGGANASRWIRIPFVGIGFQTSTLAGLVLMTYVSRYLAKNKEKFINFKESLLQLWLPVSIILLLILPANFSTTAILFLMVLLLTFIGGYPLKYIGNVIGIGLLSLVFFILVAKAFPEVMPNRVNTWQSRIEGFYKVDIKENYQVEKAKIAIVTGGMIGKGPGKSVQKNFLPQSSSDFIYAIIIEEWGLVGAVVIVVIYLVLLLRILITAKQTTTIFGTLMVLSVGIPIVFQAMINMAVAVNILPVTGQTLPLISSGGTSIWMTCFALGMILSVSASQNETEEAILDDNPLNILHETGD; encoded by the coding sequence ATTAAAACAATTTTTAAGCAAATAAAAGGAGATAAAACTATTTGGACTATTGTGGCATTGCTAGCAATATTTTCATTTATGCCTATATATAGCGCAAGTACCAACTTGGTTTATGTGGTAGGTAATGGCTCTACGCTAGGGCATTTAATGAAGCATGTTGTATTATTAATAACTGGTTTTGCTGTTATTTATGGTGTTCATAAAATTCCATACAGGTATTTTAGTGGTGCGTCAGTTTTAATGCTTCCTGTAGTTGTTTTATTATTGGTGTTTACCTTGGCACAGGGGAAAATAATAGGTGGAGCAAATGCTAGTAGATGGATTCGAATTCCGTTTGTAGGCATCGGTTTTCAAACCTCTACTTTAGCAGGTTTGGTATTGATGACCTATGTTTCAAGGTATTTAGCAAAGAATAAAGAAAAATTCATCAACTTTAAAGAAAGCTTGTTACAATTGTGGTTACCTGTTTCTATAATTTTATTATTGATACTTCCAGCGAACTTCTCAACAACAGCCATTCTTTTTTTAATGGTTTTATTATTGACATTTATTGGAGGGTATCCGTTAAAATATATTGGTAATGTGATTGGTATAGGACTTCTTTCATTGGTGTTTTTTATTTTGGTAGCAAAAGCATTCCCTGAAGTAATGCCAAACCGTGTAAATACTTGGCAAAGTAGGATTGAAGGGTTTTATAAAGTTGACATAAAAGAAAATTATCAAGTAGAAAAAGCAAAAATAGCCATCGTAACAGGTGGAATGATAGGAAAAGGTCCAGGTAAAAGTGTGCAGAAAAACTTTTTACCACAGTCTTCTTCCGATTTTATATATGCCATTATTATTGAAGAATGGGGACTTGTAGGTGCTGTGGTAATTGTTGTTATTTACCTGGTACTATTATTAAGAATTTTAATTACTGCTAAACAAACAACAACTATTTTTGGTACACTAATGGTGCTTTCCGTAGGAATACCTATCGTATTTCAAGCGATGATTAACATGGCAGTTGCCGTAAATATATTACCTGTAACTGGGCAAACACTTCCGCTAATTAGTAGTGGAGGTACATCTATTTGGATGACTTGTTTTGCCTTAGGAATGATATTGAGTGTAAGTGCTTCTCAAAATGAAACAGAAGAAGCTATTTTAGATGATAACCCTTTAAATATTTTACATGAAACAGGCGATTAG
- the murG gene encoding undecaprenyldiphospho-muramoylpentapeptide beta-N-acetylglucosaminyltransferase — MKQAISVIISGGGTGGHIYPAIAIANEIKERYPLAKILFVGASDKMEMQKVPEAGYEIKGLWIAGIQRKITFKNLLFPVKLVHSLWKAHVIIKKFKPDVAIGTGGFASGPTLMVAGKKNIPTLVQEQNSYPGITNKLLSKKAHKICVAYDGLERFFSRDKIIKTGNPVRQDLLNITEKISEGKTFFKLDKAKKTILILGGSLGARKINELIQANLDFFKAQNVQLIWQCGKLYIDDYKRYNNLENVQVHAFLNKMDLAYAAADFIISRAGASSVSELCIVGKPTIFIPSPNVAEDHQTKNAKAIVDKNGAILVVEKELTEFPKVLKGLLKDTEKQADLSKNMKKLALPKATKDIVNEIEKLIN, encoded by the coding sequence ATGAAACAGGCGATTAGTGTTATTATAAGTGGTGGCGGAACTGGTGGGCATATTTACCCAGCGATTGCCATTGCAAACGAAATAAAAGAACGTTATCCATTAGCAAAAATTTTGTTTGTTGGTGCTTCAGATAAAATGGAAATGCAAAAAGTTCCGGAAGCTGGCTATGAAATTAAAGGATTATGGATTGCAGGAATTCAACGAAAAATAACCTTTAAAAATTTACTTTTTCCGGTAAAATTAGTCCATAGTTTATGGAAAGCACACGTTATTATTAAAAAATTTAAGCCAGATGTTGCCATTGGAACAGGTGGTTTTGCAAGCGGACCCACATTAATGGTTGCAGGTAAAAAAAACATTCCAACTCTGGTACAAGAACAAAACTCTTACCCAGGAATTACCAACAAATTATTAAGTAAAAAAGCGCATAAAATATGTGTTGCTTACGATGGTTTAGAACGTTTTTTTTCGAGGGATAAAATTATCAAAACAGGAAATCCTGTACGACAAGATTTATTGAATATTACCGAGAAAATATCCGAAGGGAAAACTTTTTTTAAATTAGATAAAGCTAAAAAAACAATTTTAATTTTAGGAGGAAGTTTAGGGGCTCGAAAAATAAATGAATTAATTCAAGCAAATTTAGATTTTTTTAAGGCTCAAAACGTGCAGTTAATTTGGCAGTGTGGAAAACTTTATATTGACGATTATAAGCGTTATAATAATTTAGAAAACGTGCAAGTTCATGCCTTTTTAAATAAAATGGATTTAGCGTATGCTGCTGCCGATTTTATAATATCAAGAGCAGGAGCAAGTTCGGTTTCAGAATTATGTATTGTTGGTAAGCCTACCATTTTTATTCCGTCGCCAAATGTAGCGGAAGACCATCAAACTAAAAACGCCAAAGCTATTGTTGATAAAAATGGCGCGATTTTGGTAGTAGAAAAAGAACTAACAGAATTTCCAAAAGTATTGAAAGGATTGTTAAAAGATACCGAAAAACAAGCCGATTTAAGCAAAAATATGAAAAAATTGGCATTGCCAAAGGCAACAAAAGATATTGTTAACGAAATAGAAAAATTAATTAATTAG
- the murC gene encoding UDP-N-acetylmuramate--L-alanine ligase yields the protein MDLKEIHNVYFIGIGGIGMSAIARYFSVNGKNVFGYDKTSSPITKKLTTIGVKIHFEDGVKNIPLSCLNTQKTLVVYTPAIPSTHQELTYFKNNGFTILKRAEILGEITKNTQCLAVAGTHGKTTTSAILGHIMQPEKATSFLGGISENYNSNLILGEDKISVVEADEFDRSFLKLSPNIACITSMDADHLDIYGENEMLQESFKDFANKVSDTLIVAKGLPLKGLTYAVNEAADYRAYNVKIGTGAYVFDVDTPTETIKNITFNLPGKHNMMNALAALAMADVYGVTLENIKNQLKTFTGVQRRFSYKIKTENLVLIDDYAHHPTEINAVITSVKEMYPNQKILGVFQPHLFSRTKDFVADFAKALSRFDDLLLLDIYPARELPIKGVTSSWLLEKVKLKNKILISKDKLSDEILKKGSNIIVMIGAGDIGLLIDGIRDDLIQKHKN from the coding sequence GTGGATTTAAAAGAAATACATAACGTCTATTTTATAGGAATTGGAGGTATTGGTATGAGTGCAATTGCACGTTATTTTTCTGTAAATGGAAAAAACGTATTTGGTTACGATAAAACATCAAGTCCGATTACAAAAAAATTAACAACTATTGGCGTAAAAATTCATTTTGAAGATGGAGTGAAAAATATACCACTTTCTTGTTTAAACACTCAAAAAACACTGGTTGTTTACACACCTGCAATTCCGAGTACACATCAAGAGTTGACTTATTTTAAAAATAATGGCTTTACGATTTTAAAAAGAGCTGAAATTTTAGGTGAAATTACCAAAAACACTCAATGTTTAGCCGTTGCAGGAACACATGGTAAAACAACAACGTCGGCAATTTTAGGGCATATTATGCAGCCCGAAAAAGCAACGTCTTTTTTAGGTGGAATTTCAGAAAATTACAATTCAAATTTAATTTTAGGAGAAGATAAAATATCGGTTGTAGAAGCTGATGAATTTGATAGATCATTTTTAAAATTATCGCCAAATATTGCTTGTATTACTTCTATGGATGCCGATCATTTAGATATTTATGGTGAAAATGAAATGCTACAAGAATCTTTTAAAGATTTTGCAAATAAGGTTTCTGATACTTTAATTGTAGCAAAAGGACTGCCATTAAAAGGGCTAACTTATGCTGTCAATGAAGCTGCCGACTATAGGGCATATAACGTAAAAATAGGAACAGGTGCTTATGTTTTTGATGTAGATACTCCTACAGAAACTATAAAAAATATCACCTTTAATTTACCAGGGAAACACAACATGATGAACGCTTTAGCTGCTTTAGCAATGGCAGATGTTTATGGTGTTACGTTAGAAAATATTAAAAACCAGTTGAAAACTTTTACTGGGGTTCAGCGTAGATTTTCATATAAAATTAAAACGGAAAACTTAGTATTGATAGATGACTATGCACATCATCCAACAGAAATAAACGCTGTAATTACTTCGGTAAAGGAAATGTATCCTAACCAGAAAATATTAGGAGTTTTTCAACCTCATTTGTTTAGTAGAACTAAAGACTTTGTAGCTGACTTTGCTAAGGCTCTTTCGAGGTTTGATGACTTACTTTTGTTAGATATTTATCCTGCAAGAGAATTACCTATAAAAGGGGTAACATCATCTTGGTTATTAGAAAAAGTAAAATTAAAAAATAAAATATTAATTTCTAAAGATAAATTAAGTGACGAAATTTTAAAAAAAGGGTCTAATATTATAGTTATGATTGGTGCGGGGGATATCGGTTTATTGATAGATGGTATAAGAGATGATTTAATCCAAAAACATAAAAATTAA
- a CDS encoding cell division protein FtsQ/DivIB yields the protein MKTIATYVSFFLLLLFLGFLYGFTSNKNGLKEVKNTVVEFEEGDNNFLTHSMVDKMLIQNSGFVKNQRKRVVNLHFLETNVLGNPYVEKATVYLTIDGVLKTLIKQRKPIARIVNEHASYYIDEFGVEIPLSSNFSARVPLISGVRNNPKDIKELIQLIKKIENYNFFSKEIVAIQKNRKKEYIFTVRSGSYKIIFGKLEKEAIKFKKLIAFYNKALIDKTIKKYKTINVKYHNQVVCTKQKQDEKQ from the coding sequence ATGAAAACAATAGCTACATACGTGTCTTTTTTCTTGTTGTTGCTTTTTTTAGGCTTTTTATATGGGTTCACAAGCAATAAAAACGGTTTAAAAGAAGTAAAAAACACAGTAGTTGAATTTGAAGAGGGTGATAATAACTTTTTGACACACAGTATGGTTGATAAAATGTTAATACAAAATAGTGGCTTTGTTAAAAATCAACGAAAAAGAGTAGTAAATTTACACTTTTTAGAAACGAATGTTTTAGGAAACCCTTATGTTGAAAAAGCAACTGTTTATTTGACCATTGATGGTGTATTGAAAACATTGATAAAACAGCGTAAACCAATAGCTCGTATTGTAAATGAACATGCGTCTTATTATATTGATGAATTTGGTGTCGAAATTCCATTATCATCAAATTTTTCGGCAAGAGTACCCTTAATATCAGGAGTAAGGAATAATCCGAAAGATATAAAGGAGCTAATACAGTTGATAAAAAAAATAGAAAACTATAATTTTTTTAGTAAAGAAATTGTAGCAATTCAAAAAAATAGAAAAAAGGAATATATATTTACCGTTCGTAGTGGTAGTTATAAAATAATTTTTGGAAAGCTTGAAAAAGAAGCAATTAAGTTTAAAAAATTAATCGCATTTTATAATAAAGCTTTGATTGATAAAACAATTAAAAAATATAAGACAATAAATGTAAAATACCACAACCAAGTTGTGTGCACAAAACAAAAGCAAGATGAAAAACAATAA
- the ftsA gene encoding cell division protein FtsA, which produces MKNNKIAVGLDIGTTKIVAMIGRKNEYDKLEVLGIGKAKSLGVKRGVVNNITQTIESIEQAVNEAQSISGQSIENVVVGIAGQHIRSLHHSDYITREKSDVVISDTDIESLVGQVHKLVMLPGEEIIHVLPQEFKVDSQSDVKEPIGMYGGRLEANFHVVVGQISSIRNIGRCVKSVGLNLSEITLEPLASAAAVLSQEEKEAGVALIDIGGGTTDLAIFKDGVIRHTAVVPFGGNVITEDIKEGCSIIEKQAELLKVKFGSAWPGENKETEIVSIPGLRGREPKEITLKNLSKIIHARVQEIIEHVYLEIKNYGHETEKGKLIAGIVLTGGGSQLKHLRQLVEYITGMDVRIGYPDEHLADDSDQALSSPAYATAVGLLMEGLKKEVKEIPEELVPPEVENEIDNETFLEEERKKEEKEREEKEREKEKSKSFFDKFTERFKDFLDNAE; this is translated from the coding sequence ATGAAAAACAATAAAATAGCCGTTGGTTTAGATATTGGTACTACCAAAATTGTAGCAATGATTGGTCGTAAGAATGAATACGACAAATTAGAGGTTTTGGGTATTGGTAAAGCTAAAAGTTTAGGTGTAAAACGTGGTGTTGTAAATAACATTACGCAAACAATTGAATCTATAGAACAAGCAGTTAATGAAGCACAAAGTATTTCAGGGCAGTCTATAGAAAATGTAGTGGTAGGTATTGCAGGACAACATATTAGAAGCTTACATCATAGCGATTATATTACACGTGAAAAATCAGATGTGGTAATTAGTGATACTGATATTGAAAGTCTAGTAGGGCAAGTACATAAATTAGTAATGCTACCTGGTGAAGAAATTATTCATGTTTTACCACAAGAATTTAAAGTAGATAGTCAGTCAGATGTTAAAGAACCTATTGGAATGTATGGCGGACGATTAGAAGCTAATTTTCACGTAGTTGTTGGTCAAATATCTTCTATTAGAAATATCGGCAGATGCGTAAAAAGTGTTGGCTTAAATTTATCAGAAATAACTTTAGAGCCATTAGCATCGGCGGCAGCTGTGTTAAGTCAAGAAGAAAAAGAAGCAGGAGTTGCTTTAATTGATATTGGAGGAGGTACAACTGATTTAGCAATATTTAAAGACGGTGTTATTCGTCATACAGCTGTAGTTCCTTTTGGAGGAAATGTAATTACTGAAGATATAAAAGAAGGTTGCTCAATTATTGAAAAGCAAGCCGAGTTATTAAAAGTGAAATTTGGTTCGGCATGGCCGGGAGAAAATAAAGAAACAGAAATTGTTTCTATACCTGGTTTAAGAGGCAGAGAACCAAAAGAAATTACCCTTAAAAATTTATCGAAAATAATTCATGCAAGAGTACAAGAAATTATTGAGCATGTATATTTAGAAATAAAAAATTATGGGCATGAAACCGAAAAAGGAAAATTAATTGCAGGAATTGTATTAACAGGAGGAGGCTCTCAATTAAAACATTTAAGACAGTTAGTAGAATATATAACAGGAATGGACGTTCGTATAGGATATCCAGATGAACATTTAGCAGATGATTCTGATCAAGCCTTATCTAGCCCTGCATACGCAACAGCTGTAGGATTACTAATGGAAGGACTAAAAAAAGAAGTCAAGGAAATACCCGAAGAATTAGTACCACCTGAAGTTGAAAACGAAATCGATAATGAAACGTTTTTAGAAGAAGAAAGAAAAAAAGAAGAAAAAGAAAGAGAAGAAAAAGAAAGAGAGAAAGAGAAATCTAAATCTTTTTTTGATAAATTTACAGAAAGATTTAAAGATTTCTTAGACAACGCAGAATAA
- the ftsZ gene encoding cell division protein FtsZ, which produces MSTEFNNISFDMPKTQSNAIKVIGVGGGGSNAVDHMFSKQIHGVDFVICNTDAQALESSPIPNKIQLGAHLTSGLGAGANPDVGAQAAAESIQEIQQMLSTHTKMVFITAGMGGGTGTGAAPIIAKIAKDMDILTVGIVTMPFQFEGRRRSQQAQDGIDELRSNVDSLIVINNNKLREVYGNLGFKAGFSKADEVLATAAKGIAEVITHHYKQNIDLHDAKTVLSNSGTAIMGSAKESGENRAKNAIIKALDSPLLNDNKITGAKNVLLLIISGVNEVTLDEIGEINEHIQDEAGYDANIIMGVGEDETLEDGISVTIVATGFTADQQGTITNTEVPKIVHTLEDEDPTSHTIASRKKGASGVNEPLSVNEPLSSDKPRRVVTVLKDDDDEQEVPRFKSNSPTDNIAAINVVYDEITPDTVSEDDFIITNIANQASEYKEVPQEPFEQDLLFDLPTNSYDQVAPKTETPINEPKENTNSNASKSNQQVEKRYILDTFDAEPTIRKSSNPVAREEVEEALRFQVRTKKVQDINENDATAEEISPLSITISELQKRTQERRDKMKGYNYKFNDQVGKNIDEIERQPAYKRLGVDINTDSSISKSDTKLNTENNKLSRSNNSFLHDNVD; this is translated from the coding sequence ATGAGCACAGAATTCAATAACATTTCGTTCGATATGCCAAAAACACAGTCGAATGCTATTAAAGTGATTGGTGTTGGTGGGGGAGGAAGTAATGCGGTAGATCACATGTTTAGTAAGCAAATTCACGGAGTAGATTTCGTAATTTGTAATACAGATGCACAAGCGTTAGAAAGCAGTCCGATTCCTAATAAAATTCAATTAGGTGCACACTTAACATCAGGGTTAGGTGCAGGTGCAAATCCTGATGTTGGAGCACAAGCAGCTGCCGAAAGTATTCAAGAAATTCAACAAATGCTAAGCACCCATACCAAAATGGTTTTTATTACTGCTGGTATGGGAGGTGGTACTGGTACTGGTGCTGCGCCTATTATTGCGAAAATAGCAAAAGATATGGATATTTTAACGGTAGGAATCGTTACAATGCCATTTCAATTTGAAGGAAGAAGACGTAGTCAACAAGCACAAGATGGAATAGATGAACTTCGTAGTAATGTAGATTCTCTTATTGTTATTAATAACAATAAATTAAGAGAAGTTTACGGAAACTTAGGATTTAAAGCTGGTTTTTCTAAAGCCGATGAGGTTTTAGCTACTGCTGCCAAAGGAATCGCAGAAGTAATTACACACCACTATAAACAAAATATTGATTTACACGATGCTAAAACAGTACTTTCTAATAGTGGAACTGCTATTATGGGATCGGCAAAAGAATCAGGTGAAAATCGCGCTAAAAATGCCATTATAAAAGCCCTAGATTCTCCTTTACTTAATGATAATAAAATTACAGGTGCTAAAAACGTACTGTTGTTAATTATTTCAGGAGTTAATGAAGTAACTTTAGATGAAATAGGGGAAATTAATGAGCATATTCAAGATGAAGCTGGTTATGATGCCAATATTATTATGGGGGTTGGAGAAGATGAAACCCTTGAAGATGGTATATCGGTAACAATTGTTGCTACAGGTTTTACTGCAGACCAACAAGGTACAATTACAAATACTGAAGTACCTAAAATTGTTCATACTTTAGAAGATGAAGACCCTACATCACATACCATTGCAAGCAGAAAAAAAGGCGCATCGGGTGTAAATGAACCACTTTCGGTAAACGAACCGCTTTCTTCCGATAAACCTCGTAGAGTTGTCACTGTTTTAAAGGATGATGATGACGAACAAGAAGTACCAAGGTTTAAATCAAATAGTCCTACGGATAATATAGCTGCTATAAATGTTGTTTATGATGAAATTACACCAGATACAGTTTCTGAAGATGATTTTATTATTACAAATATAGCCAATCAGGCAAGTGAATATAAAGAGGTACCGCAAGAACCTTTTGAGCAAGACTTATTATTTGATTTGCCTACAAATTCGTATGATCAGGTAGCTCCAAAAACCGAAACTCCTATTAACGAACCAAAGGAAAATACAAATTCTAATGCTTCAAAATCAAATCAGCAAGTTGAAAAACGCTATATTTTAGATACTTTTGATGCAGAACCAACAATTAGAAAAAGCTCAAACCCTGTAGCTAGAGAAGAAGTTGAAGAAGCATTGAGGTTTCAGGTAAGAACAAAAAAAGTACAAGACATTAATGAAAATGATGCGACAGCTGAAGAAATATCTCCTTTAAGTATTACCATTTCGGAATTGCAAAAAAGAACGCAAGAACGACGTGATAAAATGAAAGGGTATAATTATAAATTTAATGACCAAGTAGGTAAAAATATTGATGAAATAGAGCGTCAGCCTGCTTATAAAAGATTAGGTGTCGATATTAATACGGATTCATCAATTAGTAAATCAGACACGAAATTAAATACAGAAAACAACAAATTATCACGTTCAAATAATTCATTTTTACACGATAATGTAGATTAA
- a CDS encoding GatB/YqeY domain-containing protein, producing the protein MGLQKQVIEQMKVAMKAKDTVALTALRALKSAFMIANTQTSVGEISEEEALKIIQKQVKQRKDSAAVFTQQKRDDLAKPELEEAAVLEQFLPEALSEEEIAKVVAEVIAKTKATGMKDMGKVMGMASKELAGKADGTTISAIVKKTLA; encoded by the coding sequence ATGGGATTGCAAAAACAAGTAATAGAACAAATGAAAGTAGCTATGAAAGCAAAAGATACCGTTGCTTTAACGGCGCTTAGAGCTTTAAAATCGGCTTTTATGATTGCAAATACTCAAACATCAGTAGGAGAAATATCAGAAGAAGAAGCACTTAAAATTATTCAAAAACAAGTGAAACAACGTAAAGATAGTGCTGCTGTTTTTACCCAACAAAAAAGAGATGATTTAGCAAAGCCAGAACTTGAAGAAGCAGCAGTTTTAGAGCAGTTCTTACCTGAGGCTTTATCCGAAGAAGAAATTGCAAAAGTAGTAGCTGAGGTTATCGCCAAAACAAAGGCAACAGGAATGAAAGATATGGGGAAAGTTATGGGAATGGCATCAAAAGAATTAGCAGGAAAAGCCGATGGCACAACAATATCAGCAATTGTTAAAAAAACATTAGCTTAA
- a CDS encoding Crp/Fnr family transcriptional regulator — protein MIEKLQQHYDYLFEDALLEQIASVAVYKEFKENTVIIDADSAIFSIPLILSGAIKVLREDKDGDELVLYYIEKGDTCAMTLSCCINETKSKIKAVTETDVTVLMIPKTKMSEWFTKYKSWQEYILQSYHSRLNEFIEAVDSIAFLNMNDRLLKYLKDKAMVVGNDVLNVTHLQIANDLHSSRVVISRLLKALERESKIELHRNQIKILEL, from the coding sequence TTGATAGAAAAACTACAACAGCATTACGACTATTTATTTGAAGATGCTTTACTTGAACAGATAGCCAGCGTAGCAGTATATAAAGAGTTTAAAGAAAATACGGTAATCATTGATGCCGATAGCGCTATCTTTTCTATTCCGTTAATTCTTAGCGGAGCAATTAAAGTTTTAAGAGAAGACAAAGACGGCGATGAATTGGTGTTATACTACATTGAAAAAGGCGACACCTGCGCCATGACACTTTCCTGTTGTATCAACGAAACCAAAAGTAAAATTAAAGCCGTTACCGAAACCGATGTTACGGTGCTAATGATTCCAAAAACTAAAATGTCGGAATGGTTTACTAAATATAAAAGCTGGCAAGAATATATTTTACAAAGCTATCATTCAAGGCTTAATGAATTTATTGAAGCGGTCGATTCTATCGCTTTTTTAAACATGAACGACCGTTTATTAAAATACTTAAAAGATAAAGCAATGGTTGTTGGAAATGATGTTTTAAATGTTACTCACCTACAAATAGCTAACGATTTACACAGCTCAAGAGTTGTAATTTCTCGGCTTTTAAAAGCGTTAGAAAGAGAATCCAAAATTGAATTACATAGAAATCAGATAAAAATATTAGAGCTTTAA
- a CDS encoding CBS domain-containing protein — protein sequence MNKNTKVSEIMTKNVLTLSTSDDLMTAEKLFKKEKIRHIPVVIDSKIKGMLSYTDLLRISFADAIYDDENEVDAVVYNMFTIEQVMAKNLISVDSSTTVKEVAKILAKKEFHALPVVDNNELVGIVTSTDLINYLIAQF from the coding sequence ATGAATAAAAATACAAAAGTTTCAGAAATAATGACTAAAAATGTACTTACTTTAAGTACTTCGGATGATTTAATGACAGCAGAAAAGTTGTTTAAAAAAGAAAAAATACGGCATATTCCTGTTGTTATTGATTCAAAAATAAAAGGAATGTTAAGTTATACCGATTTATTAAGAATAAGTTTTGCTGATGCTATTTATGATGATGAAAACGAGGTAGATGCTGTGGTTTATAATATGTTTACTATTGAACAAGTGATGGCAAAAAATTTGATTTCTGTAGACTCGTCTACAACGGTAAAAGAGGTGGCTAAAATTTTAGCAAAAAAAGAATTTCACGCTTTGCCTGTTGTTGACAACAATGAATTGGTAGGAATTGTTACGAGTACCGATTTAATTAATTATTTAATCGCACAGTTTTAA
- the rpe gene encoding ribulose-phosphate 3-epimerase encodes MSNLIAPSVLAADFANLQRDIEMVNNSDADWFHIDIMDGVFVPNISFGMPVLKAIAKHATKTIDVHLMIVNPDQYIEIFADLGADILTVHYEACTHLHRTIQAIKAAGMKAGVALNPHTPIAVLEDIIQDLDMVCIMSVNPGFGGQSFIENTYKKVSQLKHLIEFSNSECKIEIDGGVTDKNANKLIEAGANVLVAGSYVFKSDNPTETIENLKNLIN; translated from the coding sequence ATGAGTAATTTAATTGCACCTTCAGTATTAGCAGCAGATTTTGCTAACCTACAAAGAGACATCGAAATGGTAAATAATAGTGATGCCGATTGGTTTCATATTGATATTATGGATGGTGTATTTGTACCAAACATATCTTTCGGAATGCCTGTTTTAAAAGCAATTGCAAAACACGCAACAAAAACAATCGACGTGCATTTAATGATTGTTAACCCTGACCAATATATTGAAATTTTTGCCGATTTAGGAGCAGATATTTTAACTGTACATTATGAAGCTTGTACACACTTACACAGAACAATTCAAGCAATTAAAGCAGCAGGAATGAAAGCTGGTGTAGCATTAAATCCGCACACACCAATTGCTGTTTTAGAAGATATTATTCAAGACTTAGATATGGTATGTATTATGAGTGTAAATCCAGGTTTTGGAGGGCAATCATTCATTGAAAACACCTATAAGAAAGTAAGTCAGTTAAAACATTTAATTGAATTTTCTAATTCAGAATGTAAAATAGAAATTGATGGTGGTGTAACCGATAAAAATGCTAACAAACTTATTGAAGCAGGTGCAAATGTACTTGTAGCAGGTAGCTATGTTTTTAAAAGTGATAATCCTACAGAAACTATTGAAAATTTAAAAAATTTGATTAATTAA